A stretch of Equus caballus isolate H_3958 breed thoroughbred chromosome 11, TB-T2T, whole genome shotgun sequence DNA encodes these proteins:
- the H3-3B gene encoding histone H3.3 yields the protein MARTKQTARKSTGGKAPRKQLATKAARKSAPSTGGVKKPHRYRPGTVALREIRRYQKSTELLIRKLPFQRLVREIAQDFKTDLRFQSAAIGALQEASEAYLVGLFEDTNLCAIHAKRVTIMPKDIQLARRIRGERA from the exons ATGGCCCGAACCAAGCAGACTGCGCGGAAGTCCACGGGTGGGAAAGCGCCCCGCAAACAGCTGGCCACTAAAGCTGCTCGGAAAAGCGCTCCCTCTACCGGCGGGGTGAAGAAGCCGCATCGCTACAG GCCCGGCACCGTTGCGCTTCGAGAGATCCGTCGTTACCAGAAGTCGACCGAGCTGCTCATCCGGAAGCTGCCTTTCCAGAGGTTGGTGCGGGAGATCGCCCAGGACTTCAAAACTGACTTGAGGTTTCAGAGTGCGGCCATTGGTGCGCTCCAG GAGGCTAGTGAAGCGTACCTCGTGGGTTTGTTTGAAGATACTAATCTGTGTGCCATCCACGCTAAGAGAGTCACCATCATGCCCAAAGACATCCAGTTGGCTCGCCGGATACGGGGAGAGAGAGCTTAA
- the GALK1 gene encoding galactokinase has translation MAASRQPQAGELLAEARRAFREEFGAEPELAVSAPGRVNLIGEHTDYNQGLVLPMALELLTVLVGSPRADGLVSLLTTSEDADEPRRLQFPLPTAQRSLEPGTPRWANYVKGVIQHYPAAPLPGFSAVVVSSVPLGGGLSSSASLEVATYTFLQQLCPDSGAVAARAQVCQRAEHSFAGVPCGIMDQLIALLGQKGHALLIDCRSLETSLVPLSDPKLAVLITNSNVRHSLGSSEYPLRRRQCEEVARALGKESLREVQLEELEAGRELVSKEGYRRARHVVGEIRRTAQAAAALSRGDYRAFGRLMVESHHSLRDDYEVSCPELDQLVEAALSAPGVYGSRMTGGGFGGCTVTLLEASTASQAMQHIQEQYSGTATFYLSQAADGAKVLHL, from the exons ATGGCCGCTTCGAGACAGCCCCAGGCCGGGGAGCTGCTGGCCGAGGCCCGGAGAGCCTTCCGGGAGGAGTTCGGGGCCGAGCCCGAGCTGGCCGTGTCGGCGCCGGGCCGCGTGAACCTCATCGGGGAGCACACGGACTACAACCAGGGCCTGGTGCTGCCCATG GCCCTGGAGCTTCTGACCGTGCTGGTGGGCAGTCCCCGGGCAGATGGGCTTGTCTCCCTCCTCACCACTTCTGAGGATGCTGATGAGCCCCGGCGACTGCAGTTTCCACTGCCCACAGCCCAGCGTTCGCTGGAGCCCGGGACCCCTCGCTGGGCCAACTATGTCAAGGGAGTGATTCAGCACTACCCAG CTGCCCCCCTCCCTGGCTTCAGTGCAGTGGTGGTCAGCTCAGTGCCCCTGGGGGGTGGGCTCTCCAGCTCGGCATCCCTGGAGGTAGCCACGTACACCTTCCTGCAGCAGCTCTGCCCAG ACTCGGGGGCAGTAGCTGCCCGGGCCCAGGTGTGTCAGCGGGCCGAGCACAGCTTCGCAGGGGTGCCCTGTGGCATCATGGACCAGCTCATCGCACTGCTGGGGCAGAAAGGCCACGCGCTGCTCATTGACTGCAG GTCCCTGGAGACAAGCCTGGTGCCGCTGTCGGACCCCAAGTTGGCCGTGCTCATCACCAACTCCAACGTCCGCCACTCACTAGGCTCCAGCGAGTACCCCCTGCGGCGGCGCCAGTGTGAGGAAGTGGCCCGGGCTCTGGGCAAGGAGAGCCTTCGGGAGGTgcagctggaggagctggagg CTGGCAGAGAGCTGGTGAGCAAGGAGGGGTACCGGCGGGCACGGCACGTGGTGGGTGAGATCCGGCGCACGGCCCAGGCAGCGGCTGCCCTGAGCCGTGGAGACTACAGAGCCTTCGGCCGCCTCATGGTGGAGAGTCATCACTCACTCAG GGATGACTACGAGGTGAGCTGTCCGGAGCTGGACCAGCTGGTGGAGGCCGCACTATCTGCGCCCGGGGTTTATGGCAGCCGCATGACGGGTGGCGGCTTTGGTGGCTGCACGGTGACCCTGCTAGAGGCCTCCACTGCATCCCAAGCGATGCAGCACATACAG GAGCAGTATAGCGGTACCGCCACCTTCTACCTCTCCCAGGCGGCCGACGGTGCCAAGGTGCTGCACTTGTGA